A single window of Nicotiana sylvestris chromosome 3, ASM39365v2, whole genome shotgun sequence DNA harbors:
- the LOC104231062 gene encoding protein TRANSPARENT TESTA GLABRA 1, translating to MENSSQESRLRSENSVTYDSSYPIYAMAFSSFTSPLHNRRRRIAVGSFIEEFNNRVDILSFDEETLTLNPIPNLSFDHPYPPTKLMFHPNPSASLKSNDILASSGDYLRLWEVRESSIEPLFTLNNSKTSEYCAPLTSFDWNEIEPKRIGTSSIDTTCTIWDVEKGVVETQLIAHDKEVYDIAWGEAGVFASVSADGSVRIFDLRDKEHSTIIYESPQPDTPLLRLAWNKQDLRYMATILMDSNKIVILDIRSPAMPVAELERHQASVNAIAWAPQSCRHICSAGDDGQALIWELPTVAGPNGIDPMSMYSAGAEINQIQWSAAQRDWIAIAFSNKLQLLKV from the coding sequence ATGGAAAATTCAAGTCAAGAATCCCGCCTCCGATCTGAAAACTCCGTCACCTATGACTCCTCCTACCCCATCTACGCTATGGCCTTTTCCTCCTTCACTTCTCCCCTCCACAACCGCCGCCGTCGCATCGCCGTCGGCAGTTTTATCGAAGAATTCAACAACCGGGTCGACATTCTCTCCTTCGACGAAGAAACCCTAACCCTAAACCCAATTCCGAATCTCTCCTTCGATCACCCATACCCACCTACTAAACTCATGTTCCATCCGAATCCTTCTGCTTCCCTTAAATCCAACGACATTCTCGCCTCTTCCGGTGATTACCTCCGTCTCTGGGAAGTTCGAGAAAGTTCTATTGAACCACTTTTCACTCTCAACAACAGTAAAACTAGTGAATACTGTGCCCCTTTAACCTCTTTTGATTGGAATGAAATTGAGCCCAAACGAATTGGTACTTCCAGTATTGATACTACTTGTACTATTTGGGATGTTGAAAAAGGGGTTGTCGAAACCCAATTGATAGCCCATGATAAAGAGGTTTACGATATAGCTTGGGGTGAAGCTGGAGTTTTTGCATCAGTTTCTGCTGATGGGTCAGTTAGGATTTTTGATTTGAGGGATAAAGAACATTCTACAATTATTTATGAGAGTCCACAACCAGATACTCCGTTATTGAGGTTGGCTTGGAACAAGCAAGATTTGAGATACATGGCTACTATATTAATGGATAGTAACAAGATTGTAATATTAGATATTAGGTCGCCAGCGATGCCTGTGGCGGAGTTAGAAAGGCATCAGGCGAGTGTGAATGCGATTGCGTGGGCTCCACAGAGTTGTAGACATATTTGTTCAGCTGGGGATGATGGGCAGGCCCTCATTTGGGAGTTGCCTACTGTTGCTGGGCCTAATGGGATTGATCCCATGTCAATGTACTCTGCGGGAGCTGAGATTAATCAAATTCAGTGGTCTGCTGCGCAACGTGATTGGATTGCTATTGCATTTTCTAACAAGTTGCAACTGCTTAAAGTATAG